GTTGAAGTGGATGCTCCGCACCCCCGCCAAGTCCACGTCGTCGAATTGGAGCGTCCAGGGTTTCTTGGCCTTGGGATTCTCGGACGAACGGCCTGGCGCTATCGGATCGCGCGGTTTTTCCAGACGCTGCGAGGCGAAGGTCACCCCTTCGGCGTAGAGGGCATCGGTCCGAAAGATCTTGCGGACCAACGGCATCAGATCCATCACCAGAAGGGCGCGATCAGCGGTCAAACTCCAATCCACCCGGCGGGCATGACCTTCGGCGACCACCCCCGAGAACTGGACTCGCCCCGGCCACCAGGTGCTGGCTCCGTCCCAGGTCAGGGTGAACTTCTCCGGCCGGCGGTTGATCTGCTGGCGGCCCCACTCGGAGCGCAGGAAAGCATTGCCTGCCACCAAGTAGACCAACTCGAAGGCCACCAGCACGAACACCAGGACCCATAGGCCGCGGCGAAGCCTGCGGATGCCGCCGCGGCGGGTTTCAGGAGGGACGGTCAAGGGGCTCTCCGGCGCTTCGGCGGTGGCGCCAAGCCGAAATCGACCAGAATCGACTCGGCCGCAGCCCAGCCGCTGGTGCAGGCCCCTTCCATGGTGCCGCGGAAACGCTGGGCGCAGTGTTCACCGGCGAACAGGAGACGGCCGAAACGGTCGCCTTCGGCGCCGCCGAAGGCGGTCCATTGACCCGGCTCGTAACATGCGTTCGATGCCATCCATGGATAGCGGGCGACGGAGGCCGTTCGGGTCGCGGCGAGCCCCGGCCACGGGCCTTCCAGGGCGTCCACCATGGCGCGAGCGCGATCCGCCGCACCGCTTCGAGCCAGGATATCGGCTTCGGATCCGCCGGCCATTCGCACCAAGGCGCCGGCACCGTCGCTCGCCCGCACGCGACCCGGCGGGCGATCCGTCCACACCGTTCCGCGATCGCCAAAGTCGCGCCACAGGGCTCCCCGAAAGCCCACCGCCATGGTGGTCTGCCGGCCATATCCCAATTCGTCGATGGCCCGCCGCTGGACCGTCGGCAGATCCGCCCTCAGCTCCATCCGGCGCAGCGCATGGAAGGGCGCGGCCAGCAACAAGTACGGGGCCGTCTCGTCGCGCACCGCCGGCCCTCGCCGCACGGTGAGGCTGTACAGACCGTCGGAACGCCGCCGGACGGCCTCCACTCCGGCGCCGACTTCGACCCGGCCGGCGAGCTGCCGGGCCAGAGCGCCGACCAGGCGGTCGTTGCCGCCACGGATGCGAAAGCGCTGGTTACGGTTGTCGAACAGGCGGATGGCGGGCTTAGGGTCCGCCGGGTTGAGCGAAAGGGGCGCTTCCCAACGGATCCGGGTCACCAGGTTGAGGGCCGACTGGCGGCCGATATCCACTCCTAGCTCGGTGCCGTAGAGGGTGGCGAGCAGATCCCTCACCCAGCCCTCGGCACCGGCGACCTCCAACCACTCTTCGAGGGTCAGCCGATCGAGAAAGCCGCCGCCAGGATTGCGGTATCCGGGCAGCCCGTAGGGCAGGATGAGGGCTTGGTCGCCGGCCAGACGGTCCGCCAAGGGGACGAGAGCTTCGGCCAGTTCCGCGTCGCTCCGGCGCTGACCGCCAAAGATATAGGTCGACGACAGATGGAGGACGGACTCCAGCAGGTCCTCCATCTCCAGACCGAGATCTTCGACCAAACGGCGGATCGTAAGGTGGTTGGAGTCGATCCGGTCGCCCCCCATCTCCACCGGTCCGTCGAAGCGATCGCGCAGGGTGAACACCCGACCGCCGACCCGGTCGGCGGCTTCGAGCACTCGCACGGAAACCCCCGCCCGGTGCAGCCGATAGGCCGCCGTCAGGCCGGCGAGACCGCCACCGACCACCACGACCTCCTCGAGCGGCGCCGCCACCTTGCGGCCGGTGGCACAGGCCGCAAGGCTGGCGCCGCCGGCGAGGAGGAAGGCACGCCGGGTCCAACCGCCCACCCCGTAATCCACCAGACAACGGGGGTTTGGTGGTCGATCTCTCTGAGGTGCCGTCATTGGGTCCTGTTTTCCAACTCAGCCACTGCCTGCGACCGAGCCCGTGAGGGCTCGGCGACGGCAAAGCCGCCGAGGACCGGGTGAGCCCGAAGAGAATCTTCGGGCGAGGGGGCGGAACGCGTGCGGGCGCCGAGCCCCCTTGAAAGGAAACTAGCAGCGTTGCTGAAATCATGCGCGAAGCGCATTCAGCAGCGCTGCTAGTAGCTGATCTTCGGCTTCATCTTCTTGGCCTGGGCGATCCATCCCAGCACCTTGGCCTCGCCCGGAGCCACCCGGGTCCGCTTGGTGGAGGCCTGGGTCTCGGCCAGCTTCACCGCCAGGTTGGCGCCATTGCGGTTGCGCAGCTCCTTGACGGTATCGACCCCGGCCGCTTCGAGGAGTTCGGCGAACTGCTTGCCGATGCCGGTGATGCGCATCAGATCGGCCATATTCGCCCATTCCAGCAGTAGCTTCTCGCTGATGCCGGTCTCCTTGGACACCGCTTTGCGGCCCTTGCGGTCGGCACAATGCTTGAGAAAGTCGTTGGTGCTCTTGATGCCCGCCGGCTTCAGTTTGGCGGCGTACTTCGGGCCAATCCCTTCGATTTCGTCGATCCGGTAGTTCATTTCGTTCTCTCCTCGGCAGCCGTGGCGAACGACCCTCGGGACTCGTCCGAAGGCGCCCGGCGGTGGATTGTAAGGCTCGATCTGCGCAGAGGTTATCGGAAATCGCGCGAAAGAGGAAAAGAGACCGGCAACCCCTACCGACCCTCGACGTACTCATAGGATGGGGACACCGTCATCGGCCCGGGAGGAGATCATGACCCAGCACCTCGGCATTACCCGTCTCGGACGCGGATTCTCAGCGCTTTTCCTGTTTTTCGCTACCGCAGCACTCGCCTTCGGCTCCAGCGCGGAGAGTCCGACTCAGGGCGAGCCGTGGCTTTCGCCTTTCGCCGCCACCCCGGAGATCGAGCAGGCCACTCGGGTCATCGAGCGGGCGCCGGGCACCACCTTCCGCAAGGTCGAACGTCTGGTGGAGGCGATCTTCGACGAGCACCGGGGACTCCATTTCAAGTACGTCAGCTATCCCACCCTCACCGCCGGCCAGGCTTTCGAGCGCGCCGAAGGCAACTGCGTGTCGCTGGTCAACCTGATGATTGCCATGGCCCGCAGCGCCGGCCTCGAGGCCTACTTCGTAGAGATCCAGGACTTCGAGACCTTCCATCAGGTGGGAGAGGTGACCGTTCGCAGCACCCACCTGGTGGCCGGCATCACCGTCGACAACCGAACCTTGACGGTGGACTTCTACCCCAACAGCACCAAGTCCTACCGTCGCTGGCGCCGTATCTCCGACGAACGCGGCACCGCCCATTACCACAACGCCGTCGCCGCCGAAGCCCTGCTGGCCGGCCGCCTGGACGCCGCCGAACGTCACCTCGCGCGGGCCCTGGACCTCGACGGCGGACTGGTCGAGGCCTTGAACAACCGGGCGCTGGTCACCGCTCGCCGCGGCGACCGGCACCAGGCCATCGCACTTTTGCAGCAGGTTTTGCGCCTGGACCAGGAGTTCATACCGGCGATCGAGAATCTGAGCGGCATTTACCGCTCCGCCGGCCTTTCCCACAAGGCCGACGCGATGACCGCCCGGGCGCTCGAACTCGAAACGCGCAATCCCTTCTATCTTCTCGAACAGGCGAAAAAGAGCCTCTCGTCGTCCGACCTGGAGACGGCCCGGCACCTGCTCAAGCGTGCCCGGCGGATGGAGCGGCACATTCCGGACATCCACCTGCTCCTCGGTCAACTGGAGCAGCGGAGCGGCAATGAGCAGAAGGCGGCGCGGCACTTCGCCCGGGCCGTACGCCATGCGGACGGACAGTCGCGACTGTTCCAGGAGAGCCTGGAGAAGAAGATCGACAAGCTCACCCTAGCGAGTCGCTAGCCCGCTAGGCCGCCAGGGGGCGATTGGGCCGCAGCCGCCGCAGCACATCGACCGCCTCACCCAGGCCTTCGAGGGTCAGCTCGAACATTGGGAAGACCTGGCGGATCCAGTGAATGGTCGGCGCCTTCCACACCTGCGGCGGCTCCGGATTGAGCCACACGGAATCCGGACAGCGGCGACGGATCCGCTGTAGCCAGGTCA
The sequence above is a segment of the Acidobacteriota bacterium genome. Coding sequences within it:
- a CDS encoding NAD(P)/FAD-dependent oxidoreductase, with product MGGWTRRAFLLAGGASLAACATGRKVAAPLEEVVVVGGGLAGLTAAYRLHRAGVSVRVLEAADRVGGRVFTLRDRFDGPVEMGGDRIDSNHLTIRRLVEDLGLEMEDLLESVLHLSSTYIFGGQRRSDAELAEALVPLADRLAGDQALILPYGLPGYRNPGGGFLDRLTLEEWLEVAGAEGWVRDLLATLYGTELGVDIGRQSALNLVTRIRWEAPLSLNPADPKPAIRLFDNRNQRFRIRGGNDRLVGALARQLAGRVEVGAGVEAVRRRSDGLYSLTVRRGPAVRDETAPYLLLAAPFHALRRMELRADLPTVQRRAIDELGYGRQTTMAVGFRGALWRDFGDRGTVWTDRPPGRVRASDGAGALVRMAGGSEADILARSGAADRARAMVDALEGPWPGLAATRTASVARYPWMASNACYEPGQWTAFGGAEGDRFGRLLFAGEHCAQRFRGTMEGACTSGWAAAESILVDFGLAPPPKRRRAP
- a CDS encoding DUF4332 domain-containing protein; translation: MNYRIDEIEGIGPKYAAKLKPAGIKSTNDFLKHCADRKGRKAVSKETGISEKLLLEWANMADLMRITGIGKQFAELLEAAGVDTVKELRNRNGANLAVKLAETQASTKRTRVAPGEAKVLGWIAQAKKMKPKISY
- a CDS encoding transglutaminase domain-containing protein; translated protein: MTQHLGITRLGRGFSALFLFFATAALAFGSSAESPTQGEPWLSPFAATPEIEQATRVIERAPGTTFRKVERLVEAIFDEHRGLHFKYVSYPTLTAGQAFERAEGNCVSLVNLMIAMARSAGLEAYFVEIQDFETFHQVGEVTVRSTHLVAGITVDNRTLTVDFYPNSTKSYRRWRRISDERGTAHYHNAVAAEALLAGRLDAAERHLARALDLDGGLVEALNNRALVTARRGDRHQAIALLQQVLRLDQEFIPAIENLSGIYRSAGLSHKADAMTARALELETRNPFYLLEQAKKSLSSSDLETARHLLKRARRMERHIPDIHLLLGQLEQRSGNEQKAARHFARAVRHADGQSRLFQESLEKKIDKLTLASR